GGTGGACTTCCCTGAGGAGTTCTTACCTACTAAGAGATATAGGTTTACATATTGTGAAAACTCTATATGCAGGATATCTCTTACAGCCTTCATGTTTTCTATAGTTATGCTTTTTATAATCATGTCCCCTCCTTGTTTAGATTATTTTAACACATTTTATCCTTTAAATAAACCTCCCTCACTGGGAAAGGTATCTTTATACCCTCTTGCTCGTATCTTTTCTTTAGCCTCTTTATAAACTCGTGCCTCAGAAGGTGCTGGCTTCCGAAGTCCTTTGCTCTAAGTATCACATTAAAGTTTATAGAAAAATCTCCAAAGGCAGTAAGACGTATCATTGGCTCAAAGTCTGGCACTCCCCCCTCCACTTCCTTTTGCACTTCTCTTGCCACTTCAAGAGTAACCCTTTCTACCTTTTCTAAATCGCTGTCATAAGAAACACCCACAGGCACTATCACGTTCAGCTCTGGCTGAGGCATGTGGAAGTTTATGATTATGGAAGTAGAGAGCTTAGAGTTGGGCACTATTATAAGGTTATTTGTAGGCTGACGCAGAATGGTGTTTCTCCATGTTATGTCCTGCACAAAACCCTCTTCACCGCTTTCAAGCCTTATGTAGTCTCCCACCTTTATTTGCTTTGTTGCCAATACATGAAAGCCTGCAAAAAGGTTCTCAAGGGTATCTTTAAGAGCCAAAGCTACCGCCAAGCCACCCACACCAAGTGCGGTGAGAATAGGCGTTATGGCTATACCAATTTTATCAAGGGCTATGAGCACCCCCACCGCAAGAATAACAACACGAGAAACTTGCACCACAAGAGAAGTGGCAGGAAGGTCTTCTCTGTATCTGTTTATGTATAGTCTAAGAAAGCCACCTACCAGTCTTGATACGAGGAGTGCGAAGGAAATAATAAAAAGAAGCCAGAAGGCTTTATCCTTAACTAAGATGATACTCTTAGGTAGTTTTAGCTCCTCTGAAACCAGATATAGGGCGACCAGAAAGGACCAAAGGGTGGGTATATACCTAAGAGAGTCTATTAAAACCTTATCCCAACCCCAAGGGCTCTTTTCTGATAATCTTCTTAGCCTATAAAACACAAACCTCTCTACAAAGAGACCCAACGAAGGAACGAGTATAAGTATTAAAAGAAGTGTACCGTAGGTTTGTAAGAGGCTCATAGAGTAAATTTTAGATTAAAAGGCGGGCGGATGCCCGCCAAAAACTTTTAAATGTAGTTTCTGGCTATGATTATAAGACCTGTGCCAATAAAGACTATAGCCCACAGGGTTACGATAAAGACAGAGGCGTTTCCAAGAGCATCTTCTGTCTCGCTTGCTTGATATACTTCACCTTTTGGTGTTCTCCCTGCTCTGTAAGCCATCCACCAAGCGTAGGCGTAGAGTATAAGACCTGTCAGAGTTGTTCCTACGAAGAGCATTGGGCTAAGCCATTCAAGGTTCACCTTGTATTCATATATGGAGTATCCAAAACGTGCGGTAGAGGCGACCCTGAGGTATTCTCTAAAGACCGCAATAAGAAGAGTTGCCACCGTGCCAGCAACGAGAGAAGGAATTGCCATGCCAATGGGGTTCTTCTGGGCTATGAATATAACACCCGCACAGAGCAGTAGTCCAAGGACAGAAAGCCATGCAAAGATGCTACCCTTTGCGTTCCAATCTGCTGGAACGGAGAATATGTAAAGCACATGGAAGACTATCCAGCCAGCACCACCCATGAGAGCGAGCTTTGCACCAAGGTTTGCAGAAAAGTTTACATATTCCCTTTCAAACTCTGGTCTTTTTCCAAAATACCAAGCGTATAGCATCATAAAGACGCCAGTAACGGAAATGGATGGAAACACGAGGAAGGCAAGGTATCTGAAGATGTTAAAGGCATATATGTTCCAACCGCTGTGGTTCATAGTGGTTCCGCCAGAGGTATACCACTCTACCCACTTTTCTGGATAGAGAGCTTGGTAGTTAACCACATGGATTATAAAGCCCACTAAGAGCAAGAAGATAACACCACCTATGGAGAAAAAGGTGGCAAGCTGAGGTTTCATCCTTGTAAAGTATGCACCCCATATAAGATAGTAGCCGATAAGCAGGAAAACTATGAACATAATATACCAACTTGCAGATAGGTTAGCGGATGCATACCAAAGTGGGTCGTAGATGACTTGATAAAACAGCAGAGGTGCTACTCCCATCACTATAGCCAAGGACACGGAGACCTTTGAAAGCTCAAGCATAGCCCTTGCGAGCCTTTGGTGGTTTGGGTCTTTTCTTGTAAAGCCGTATATGGCATAGAAAAGTCCACCTATGGAAGTCCAAACAAAGACTATGTGGAGAGCCCATGTGATAACTTGTAGTATCTGCATAACCACTGGGTAGAAGGGAGCACCTGCAGGGTCAGCCATGGCTTTTAGCATGGCTCCGACCTCCGCAGGGGACTGCCCTGCGAAGGCAAGCCTGCCACCAAGTAGCATGAGAGCCAATACACCGAGCAACACCCACCTTGTTAGGTTTTGGTAAGCCACCATGCTCATGTCCACACCTCCTTATTTATGTGCCTCCAGAGTTGCTTTTGGCACTTCTATCTTGGCAGAGACTCTACCACCCTTTGAGATCATATCCGCTATGTAGGCTGAAAGGGCTTGGAGCTCTTCGTCCTTACCCACAAAGTAGGGCATGTATGGAGGATGAGCTTGAGGAGTAAGGTAGTTGGAGAGGAAACCATAGACCACCTCCTCTGAGTCCATGCCTTCAAATTTCTTAGCAAAAGGTCTGAGACCAGAAGCTCCTGTCACATTGTGGCATCCAGAGCATTGGAGTATAGCTATTGCCTTTCCTGCCATTATCTTGTTTTCGGGTGTTATGGTTTTTAGACCCTCTGGCACAAAGGCGTTGACTTGGAGAAAGCCCTTTTCGTTAATGATGTCCACCTCAGACTTTATATCCTTGGCTGGCACATCCCTGGCGATAATTTGGTTGACCCACACAAATTCACCAGCCACATAGGGTTTGCGGATGGTTTCCCTTATCTTCTCTTCTGGATATACACCCATGAAGAATATGAGCACGTATATGGGTAATGCGATATAAGCTCTTGCAGCGGTTGGTTTTATGGAAGTAAGCACAAAGTGTGCGAGGAGGATAAGAAGTATGCCGAATATTAGACCATAATACCATGTTGGCACTATTCCAGTGAGCATTATGAGGCTTCTTTCTGGTAGTGTGGAGACATACCATCCAAAGAACATAGTTCCAAAGACAAGACCACCTATGCCCCAGTAGGACATGGTTCTAACTATGTCCTTGTAGACTTTCTCGGGTATATCCTTTCTCATAAGGCTTGCGATAACTATACCTATAGTGCCCGCTATAGCAAACATGTAGGCACTTCTCATAAGAAGGTGTGGGAAGTAGTTCTTGTTATAAAAAGCGTCAAGGATGTTTCCTGTAGTAAACCACTTTTCATGACCCGGTGAGAGCATGAAGGAGAGTATGCCTACGATGATATACATGGTTGCCCAAGAGCCTATGGCAAAAATCCACGCGAGCTTTAACCAGCTCTTTTGGTCTATCCTGCCAAGGGTATAAAAGAGTATATAGACCAGCGTCACCTCAGCCACGAACCATATCCACTCTGCAGCCCAGACCCAAACGAAGTTGTGTATAAGGGCAGATATACCTCTGGGGTTTGCCACTGTGGCGGAGAACCATATACCAGGACCGCTTATAGAACCAGAGACGTAGGAGAACACGAGCAATGTCAACAGATACTTTTTGATGTAGTCGTAGAGCTGGGGGATGTTTTCCCGGTAGGCTTTTGTGGCAAGGTATGCCAGCAAAATGGAAGCACCCACTGATGTGTGGGATGCCATGACGTGAATGGTGGCGATAACTGCGATGACTGTGGCACTGCCTATGGCAGGCACATACCACATGGGCTGAAAGCCAAGCACATCCATGTTCGCACCTCCTGTGCGGTTTTAACTTGAAGTTAACATTTAATATAACATGACTTTTATCATCGTCAAGGGTTTAAAATGTTATCTCGTGGAAAGAAAGGCTGGCATTTTGCTCCACATAAGCTCTCTTCCCTCCGACTTTGGCATAGGAGACCTTGGACCTAACGCCTACAGGTTTGTGGACCTTTTGGCGGAATCTGGTCAAAGTCTTTGGCAGGTTTTACCCCTTAGCCCCACAGAGTTGGAGCATGGAAACTCACCCTACTACTCTTCTTCTCTCTTTGCAGGAAACCCTCTATTTATAAGCCCAGAACTTTTATACCAGGAAGGTCTATTAGACAGACAGACCCTTGAGAGCTTAAGGGTAGAGCCCTCCGATAGGGTAGACTACAAGAGGGTTTACGCCTTAAAGGCACATATGCTGGAAAAGGCTTTGGAAAACTTCAAGGAGAGCCAAGAGTTTTACCTCTTTTGCCAAGAGCAGGCATACTGGCTTGAGGACTATGTTAGATTTAACCTAATAAAGAAAAAACTTAAAAAGCCTTGGTGGGAATGGAAACAGTTGCCAGAGCTTTCAGAGAGGGAAGTTCTAAGAGAAAAGGTAGTCCAGTTTCTTTTCTTCAAGCAATGGAAGGCTTTAAGAACCTACGCCAACTCAAAGGGTGTGAGCCTTGTGGGAGACCTACCCATATACCCTGCACCAGACAGTGTGGATGTTTGGGCAAACAGAGAGATATTCAAGCTAAGAGAGGATGGACTTCCAGAGGTGGTGGCTGGCGTGCCACCCGACTACTTTTCAAAAACGGGACAGCTTTGGGGAAACCCCGTATACAGATGGGACAGGCTAAAGGAAAGGGGTTTTGACTGGTGGCTTTTGAGAATAAGGCATGCCCTTGAGCTTTTTGACCTTGTAAGGCTTGACCACTTTAGAGGCTTTTGTGCCTTTTATCAAGTTCCCTATGGAGAAAAGACCGCAGAAAAAGGCTGGTGGGAAAAAGCAGAGGGCTATAGTCTTTTTGAAACTATAAGAAAAGAGTTTCCACACATGCCTTTTATAGCAGAAGACCTTGGCACAATAGACCAAGAGGTTCATAGCCTAAGAGACCACTTTGGACTGCCGGGAATGAAAGTCTTAGTCTTTGCCTTTTTTGACAAAAACTCAGACCACCTACCTCACAACCACACCTATAACTCTGTGGTCTACACCACCACCCATGACAACATGCCTATAAGAGGGTGGTTCTTTGAAGAATTAAACGAGTGGCAGAGGGCAAGGGTTTTAGACTATCTTGGATACACACCTGAGAGCATAAGCCATGCACTTGTTAGACTTGCTTACATGTCTGTGGCAAAGTATTGCGTAATTGCTATGCAAGACCTACTTGAGCTCGGACAAGAGGCAAGGATGAACACTCCTGCCAAGCCAGAAGGCAACTGGGAGTGGAAGTTAAGGGAAATGCCAGATAGAGAGCTTTGGGAGTGGGTCGGTTTAATGTGTGAGCTGTATGGGAGGAAAATTTAGGGGTCTATCTTTATATGGCATAGATGAAAGGTCCACAAGATACTTGGTAAGAAGGGGAAGGGGTAGGATGGTCTGTTGAAAAGACTATTGACAAATTAGGAGAGTTTGCTTAAATATTACGATAAAATAGGAGAAGGAGGTGTACACATGATACCTAAGAAACCTGGTGTATACATGTTTATAGACGAAGACGGGAATGTTGT
This genomic interval from Aquificaceae bacterium contains the following:
- a CDS encoding mechanosensitive ion channel family protein — protein: MSLLQTYGTLLLILILVPSLGLFVERFVFYRLRRLSEKSPWGWDKVLIDSLRYIPTLWSFLVALYLVSEELKLPKSIILVKDKAFWLLFIISFALLVSRLVGGFLRLYINRYREDLPATSLVVQVSRVVILAVGVLIALDKIGIAITPILTALGVGGLAVALALKDTLENLFAGFHVLATKQIKVGDYIRLESGEEGFVQDITWRNTILRQPTNNLIIVPNSKLSTSIIINFHMPQPELNVIVPVGVSYDSDLEKVERVTLEVAREVQKEVEGGVPDFEPMIRLTAFGDFSINFNVILRAKDFGSQHLLRHEFIKRLKKRYEQEGIKIPFPVREVYLKDKMC
- a CDS encoding cytochrome C, with product MDVLGFQPMWYVPAIGSATVIAVIATIHVMASHTSVGASILLAYLATKAYRENIPQLYDYIKKYLLTLLVFSYVSGSISGPGIWFSATVANPRGISALIHNFVWVWAAEWIWFVAEVTLVYILFYTLGRIDQKSWLKLAWIFAIGSWATMYIIVGILSFMLSPGHEKWFTTGNILDAFYNKNYFPHLLMRSAYMFAIAGTIGIVIASLMRKDIPEKVYKDIVRTMSYWGIGGLVFGTMFFGWYVSTLPERSLIMLTGIVPTWYYGLIFGILLILLAHFVLTSIKPTAARAYIALPIYVLIFFMGVYPEEKIRETIRKPYVAGEFVWVNQIIARDVPAKDIKSEVDIINEKGFLQVNAFVPEGLKTITPENKIMAGKAIAILQCSGCHNVTGASGLRPFAKKFEGMDSEEVVYGFLSNYLTPQAHPPYMPYFVGKDEELQALSAYIADMISKGGRVSAKIEVPKATLEAHK
- the malQ gene encoding 4-alpha-glucanotransferase; the encoded protein is MTFIIVKGLKCYLVERKAGILLHISSLPSDFGIGDLGPNAYRFVDLLAESGQSLWQVLPLSPTELEHGNSPYYSSSLFAGNPLFISPELLYQEGLLDRQTLESLRVEPSDRVDYKRVYALKAHMLEKALENFKESQEFYLFCQEQAYWLEDYVRFNLIKKKLKKPWWEWKQLPELSEREVLREKVVQFLFFKQWKALRTYANSKGVSLVGDLPIYPAPDSVDVWANREIFKLREDGLPEVVAGVPPDYFSKTGQLWGNPVYRWDRLKERGFDWWLLRIRHALELFDLVRLDHFRGFCAFYQVPYGEKTAEKGWWEKAEGYSLFETIRKEFPHMPFIAEDLGTIDQEVHSLRDHFGLPGMKVLVFAFFDKNSDHLPHNHTYNSVVYTTTHDNMPIRGWFFEELNEWQRARVLDYLGYTPESISHALVRLAYMSVAKYCVIAMQDLLELGQEARMNTPAKPEGNWEWKLREMPDRELWEWVGLMCELYGRKI